One Archangium violaceum genomic window, CGACTCTCGAGGTCGCGGCCCTTCTTTCTTCAACCGCGGAAGGCCCAGCCACCCGTCCACGGGAAGGGTGGCGCCGGTGGTGAACAGCTGCGCGGCTTCGCACGGGAGGACCCGGGGAGAAGAGGCCCCCGTCATCCCGGGTATCAGAGGCGGCCAAGCGCCTGGAAGTGCGCGACCCACTCGCGCGCCGGTGGCACGCCGAGCAGCCGCGCGGCCTCATCGTCATAGAACGCGCCCACGCTGCACGCCCCCAGACCGCGGGCCTCGGCCTCGAGGTAGACGCGCTCGCCGATCATCCCGGCCTCGAAGAAGGCATGCCGGTAACCCCTGGGCCCTTCTTCCTGGAGGAGCTGCCGATCGAACGTGGTGACGAGCACGACCGGCGCGCCGCCGATGACGTCCTGCGACAGGGCCGCCGACCCGGCCTCCTGGGCGAGCGCTCCCGCGCGCGTCTTCGTCAGCGCGTGTGCCGCGGGGTCGTACCGGTATGCGCCCGGCTCGAGTCCCGAGACCCGATTCGCCACGACGTACACACGCGTGGACTGGGAGAAGATCGGCGAGGCCCGTAGCGCGTTTCCGAGTACCGAGCCGAGTTCCACGAGCGACACGGGCTCCTCCGAGAACTTCCTCCGGCTGCGCCTCGCGGCCATGGCGTCGCGCACCGGCATGCCCGAGCCGACCGGCGAAGGAAGCGCGATTCCGGGGGATGCGTCGGGTGATGGCGAGGTGTCCTCGACGAGCCGAAGGGAGGTCGCGCGGTGGGCGAGTGCCGTCGGGCCCAGGTCCTTGTCGGCGCCTTCGGGCGGGGGCGCCGCTTCGTAACGTGCGGAGGCACCGCCGTCGGGTGGCAGCAGGAGCGCGGAGGCGGCGGGGCCACTGTCGCGCTCGCCGAGGGAGACGAGTGCCATCGCGCCCTCCTCGAGACCGTCGGTGCCGGTCACGGAGGCAACGCGCGACTCGTCGAAGCGGGGGATGAAGCGCGCCACGAGCCCTGCCTCGGAAGCGGCGATGCGCAGGTTCTCGAGCAGATGCCCCGTATCGGCGGCGACATAGCGGTAGGCACGGTCCCGGTACTTGTGCCCACTGCGGCGAAAGACCGCGGTCACCGCGAGGGTGGCGGGGGCTGCGTCGAAGGCTCCCGTCTCCAGCACTCCAACATCGGGTGCACGCACACGCCTGTCACTGAGCCGGGTGAGCAGGTGTCGCTCGGGATCATAATGATAGACGCCAGGAGGAAGCCCCTGGACCTCTCGCGCGAGCACGTAGAGCTCCGCTGGAAAGAGCGCGCCGCTCGAGGGCGAGGCGCGCAGCTTGAACGCTCCCTCATCGCGCGTGATGCCCGCCGAGTAGAACAGCACATCGGAGAGGGCCGCGAGGTCCATCCCGGTGCTCGGCGTCTCGGCGGGAGCGGTGGAGGCAACGGCCTCGCGAGTAGGACGCCCCCCGGCTCGCGGGCGTGGCAGGGTGACGGCCGGCTTGCCCTCGTACTGCTTGAAGGCGGGGGGCGGCGCTCCCCACTCGATCCCCGCCGCCCGGGCAAACACCCCCACGCGCGAGTGCGATGAGAACTCGTGAAAGCGCTCGATGGCCTCCATGGCCCCCGCGATCTCTCCGCTCGGGCGAGGCTCCGCGCTCGACCAATCCGCGGCCAGGCCGCCTCCGCCGTAACGGGTTCCGAGCACGAAGGCGCTGGCCAGCCCGAGCCCCCACAGAGCCAGCCGTCCCAGTCGGGGTCGAGGATGCCGGCCGAGCCCACCCGCCTTCGCGGCCTCGCTTCGAGGCCTGGGCGGCGACACCGAGCCCCGGTTCCTTCGCCGTGCCGCGACGCGCCGGAAGTACGCCACGACGACGCGCAGGTTGTAGGCGAGGTGCAGCACGACGAGCGCGACGGTGGCGTAGCCGAAGACGTAGTGCCAGTCGAAGACAGGCAGTTGCTGATTGGCCACCCAGAAGATGCCGAGGCCCGCGGTGGCCGCGAAATAGAGCAGCAGCAGCACGCTCGAGAGAATGTTGAGCGCGTGTCGTGACGGCGCGCGTCCGAGCGCAAGACGCGCACTGGCCCATGCCGCGAGAGCCGCGATCGGTAAGAACACCCAGACGAGCTTGGACATGCCCCCTCGCTCGAGGCCCGTGCCCGAGCCTCCGCTAGCGCGTGGCGAAATCGCCCTCGTGGTGCAACCCCAGGGCAGGCGGTCGAATGCCCTCGGGTGGCCCCAGCAGCTCGCTCGGGTTCGATTCGCCCGGCCCTGTTCCTCCTCCCACTTCGGATTGGCGCACACCGCGATGAGCTTGCAGGTTCGATGAACGCCTCATCATCGATTTGCGTTCGTTCGATGCCGGCGTTGCCACGGTTGGCTGGTGAATAGACGGCGCGGCCTACGCGGGCACGTCCCAGGTGATGGGCAGGTGCTCGAAGCCGCGCAGCATGAAGTAGGGCCGGAGCACCGGGGCCACGTCCGTGCGCAGCCGCAGGCCGGGCAACCGCCGCAGCAGTTGCTCGAAGGCGATCCGCCCTTCCAGCTTCGCCAGCGGAGCGCCGATGCAGTGGTGGATGCCCTTGCCGAAGGCCAGGTGCTTCTTCGCGTCGGCGCGGCGGATGTCGAAGCGGTCCGGCTCGGTGAACTGCGTCTCGTCGCGGTTGCCGGAGGCGTACAGGATGAACGCCCGCGCGCCCTTCGGAAGCATCACTCCACCGAGCGTCGAGTCGGCCATCACCGTCCGGAAGAAGCCGCGGATGGGGGCCTCCATGCGCAGCATCTCCTCGAGGGCGTTGGGCAGGAGGCTGGGGTCCTCCCGCAGGGCCTCCAGTTGGTCGGGGGCATTGAACAGCAGCCACATGCCGTTGCCGATGAGGCCCGTCGTCGTCTCGTGGCCGGCGGCGAACAGGTCCATGGCGTTGCAGACCGCCTCCTGCTCGCTCATGGGCGCGGTGCCGCCCAGGGACTGGGGCAGGAGGAGCGTCAGCAGGTCCTCTCGCGGGTGGCGCCGCCGCTCGTGGAGCTGCTCCTTGAAGTAGCGCTCCATCGCGATGAAGCCGTGCGCGCACTGGACCAGCTGTTCGATGGGCGCGGTCGCCGACATCAGCGCCGTCTTGTCATCGGACCAGCGCTTGAGCTGCTCCATGTCGGAGCGCGGCACGCCGAGCAGGTCGCAGATGATGAAGCCCGGCAGCGCGTAGGCGAACTGCTGGATGAGGTCCGCCTGGCCGTCGCGGATGAAGCCGTCGATGAGCGAATCCGCGGTCGCCCGGATGGCTGGCTCCATGGCCGCGATGCGATGTGCGCTCAAGGCCTTGCCGAACACGGCCCGGACGCGTGTGTGGTCCGGGGGATCGCTCTGCACGACGGAAAGGAATTGGGAGTACCCCTGCTCGAGGACCTTGCGCACCTCGGGGTGTGGCTCGGCCCTGGCATCGAGCGCGCCCACCGAGGAGAAGCGCGCGGTGTCCAGCTCCACCTCGGAGATGTCCGCGTAGCGGGTGACGACCCACAGGTCGAACATGGGACAGTGGAAGACGGGCCGCTCACGCCGCAGCCGCGCATAGAGCGGATAGGGATTGTCTATCTGGTCGGGGGCCAGCGGGTTGAAGTCGGCGGAGACATCATCTGGAGCGGGCGCGTTGTGGTCGAGCATTCGCGGGCGATGATAGGCCGGGAAGGTGTAAGTCGTCTGACACCGCGCCCGCGGCGCAATGTGTCATGTCGGACTGTCTCGCTCGAATTCTTTGACACCATTGATGTCCTGGGGCGCTGCTTTGCCACCTCCTGGTGTGTGGCTTTCGTAATGGACATTCGGTCATTTCCTGTCCAAGCTGTTCCGCCCCCTCGCACCAACGACAATTCAGGAAAGTTCAAGAAGGGACGCCATGTCACGCCCTGAGTCCAGGTTGCTCTCCCTGGTCCTGCTGTTGGTCTCCTTCGTGCTGCTCAGCCCCCTGAGCGGCTGTTCGACACCGGCCCCGGACACGCCGACCCCGGACGCGTCGATTCCAGATGGGTCGACTCCGGACGCTTCGACTCCGGATGCTTCGACTCCGCCAGCGGAGGTGCACGGTCTCAAGGGCGAGTACTTCCGTATGTCCGCGCCTGGCGCCCGTGACTTCGCCCATCTCGACGCGGTTGCGCTGGACCCGAACATCGACTTCCCCGGTCTGTCGGCCATGTTCAAGACGCTGACCGGCCGCACCGAGCACACCATGGCGCGGTGGACCGGCCGGATCACCGCGCCGGAGACCGGCGACTACACGTTCTCCGCGATCGGCGACAATGGCTTCCGGCTGTTCATCGACGGCGAACCGGTCATCGACCACTGGGTCGGCGATTGGGACGTCGAGCAGCACAGCGCACCGGTGCACCTCGTCGCGGGCGAGGCACACGACTTCCGGCTGGAGATGTTCCAGGACGTCGGCGGCGCGAACATGTTCCTGCGATGGTCGAGTGCCACCGTCAGCAAGCAGATCGTTCCGGCCACGGCGTTCACCCCGCCGGTCGGTTTCGAGATCTACCCGGTCGGCCTCACCGTGGGTGAGGACGGGCTCCGGCTGACGCTCGACTTCGACGAGCCGGTCACCGCGCTCGGCGACCTGGTGGCGCACCTGACGGTGGAGGCCGACACCAGCCCGATGCCGCTGGCCTCGGCCGCCGTCGCCGCCGAAGACCCGTCCCTCTTGGTGGTCACCCTCTCCGAGCCGGTCCAGCGCGGCCAGCGCGTCCGCGTCTCCTACGACGGCGTGGGCGGCCTGACCGTGGAGGGCGAGGCGGTGCCGCAACTCATCCGTGACGCCACCAACGAGTCGACCCACCGGCTGCGCACCGAGTGGGGCGTGCAGCTCGACCCGGCCAACCCTCTGCCCGAGTACCCGCGGCCGCAGCAGGTCCGCGACCAGTGGCTCAACCTCAACGGCCCGTGGGAGTTCGCTGGCGCGGCCGAGGGCGAGCTGCCGGTGTTTGGCCGGACGCTGCCGGAACGCATCATCGTGCCGTTCCCGGTGGAGTCCCAGCTCTCCGGGCTGGAGCGCCATGAGGACCACATGTTCTACCGCAAGCTCTTCACCGTGCCCGCGTCCTGGCGGATCGGCGCCGGGCAGCGGCTCCGGCTGAACTTCGGCGCGGTGGACTACCACGCGCGGGTGTGGGTCAACGGCCAGCAGGTCGCCGAGCACATCGGTGGCTACACCGCGTTCTCCGCCGACATCACCGACGCACTGAGCGGCTCGGGAGAGCAGGAGCTCATCGTCGCGGTCACCGACACCACCGGACCCAACCAGCCGGTCGGAAAGCAATCGCGTCGTCCGGGCGGCATCTTCTACACGTCGTCCTCGGGCATCTGGCAGACCGTCTGGCTGGAACCCGTGCCCAACGTGGCGATCGACGACCTCGTGATCACGCCGGACGTCCAGGCGGGCACGCTCGCCATCGAGGTTCATTCCGCGTCGGCCTCGTCCGGCGCCAGTGTCACCGCCGTGGCCCGCGATACCGACGGCAACGTGGTCGGCACCGTCACCGGTCCGGCCAACGCCCAGCTCTCGCTGCCCGTGTCGCAGCCGCACCTGTGGACGCCAGACGACCCGTACCTCTACGAGCTCGACGTCACCCTCTCCGATGGGCCGAGCACCGACACCGTCGGCAGCTACTTCGGAATGCGCTCGGTGGCCATCCAGGACGTCGGCGGCTTCCCGAAGCTGGTGCTCAACGGCCAGCCGATCTTCTCCCTCGCCATGCTGGACCAGGGGTTCTGGCCCGACGGGCTCAACACCGCGCCCAGCGACGCGGCCCTGCGCTGGGATCTGCAGGCGCAGAAGGAGCTCGGGTTCAACGCCGTCCGCAAGCACATCAAGGTGGAGCCGGCGCGCTGGTACTACCACGCGGACCAGATCGGCCTGTTGGTGTGGCAGGACTTCGTCTCCGGGACCATCACGAACGAGCAGGGACAGGAGGCGTTCCTCACCGAGGGCCGCCGCATGATGGAGCAGCTGCACGACTCGCCGTCCATCGTGGGCTGGGTGGTCTTCAACGAAGGCTGGGGCGAGTGGAACCGGGAGGAGACCGGCCGGATCGCCGAGCAGGTCAAGGCCGCCGACCCGTCGCGGGTGGTCAACGCGCACAGCGGCGTGAACTGCTGTGAGTCCAAGGGAGACTCCGGCAAGGGTGACGTCATCGACCACCACGACTACGCCAACAACGACCCTCCCTACCCGGACACCACGCGCGCGGCGATGGACGGCGAGCACGGCGGGTTCACCCTGCGCACGCCGGGCCACATGTGGCCGGGCGCGCCGGCCGTCATCTACAGCGGGGTGGCGGACAAGGCGGCGCTGACCGCGAAGTACGTCGAGAACACCGAGACCTTCTACCTGGCCGCCGCCGGGGCGGAGCTGTCCGGCTCGGTCTACACCCAGATCACCGACCTGGAGAACGAGCTCAACGGCTTCTACACCTACGACCGGCGGGTGCTGAAGGTCGACCCGGCGCCGGTGCGAGAGATCAACCGGAGGGTGATCGCCGCGGGCGCCACGGCGGGCGACGACGCGGTGTTCCCCGGACGCGGGTACTGGCCGCTCGACGAGGGCAGCGGCACGCTGGGCGACGACATCGAAGGGAGCAGCGACGTGATGCTGTACGGGGACACCAACTGGACGGACGGAGTCCTCGGGCGGGCGCTGCACTTCGATGGAGACGGCGACTTCGCCGAAACCGCGGGCCCGGTGCTGGACACCCGCGGCGACCACTCGATCTCGGCGTGGGTGACGCTCGACGTGCTGCCGGGCAACTACGCCACGGCGGTCAGCCAGGACGGCCGCCGCACGGAGAACCCGTTCTACCTGCAGTATGGGCATGGCGCGTTCGCGTTCAGCATGCCCGGGGGGCTCCGTGCCACGTACGCCGTGACGCCGGAGCTCGGCCGCTGGTACCACCTCGTCGGCGTCCGGGCCGGCGGCGAGCTGCGGCTGTACGTCGACGGCCTTCGGGTGGCTGCCATACCGGCTGGCCCGGGGGCGGTGAGCAGCGGGCCGCTGGCAATCGGGCGCGCGAAGTACGCCGGCCGCGACACCGACTTCTGGGCCGGGTCGATCGACGAGGTGAAGGCCTTCGGCCGCGCGCTCGACGACAGCGAGGTGAGCGACCTGTACGCCACGGTGCGTCGCTGACGCCCCGGACGCATACGCAACGACGCATGTGAGAAGGGGAGGGGGGCTGGGCCGGTGCCCCCTCCTCGCCTCGATGGCGAGGCACCTGCAACATCAAGCACGCCCTCCTGGCCGCCCTGGCGCGCGCGCACGGGCGGCCCGTCAAGCTGATGCTCGGCATCTACGCCAGGCCTGTTTCTTCGTCGAGCAACAGATCGAACCGGAGGACATCGGCGCTCCCAAGGCGGAGACGCACCGTGCCTTCATCCGGGCCTGGGCGGCCCGACGGAGGCTGGACGCCGAGCGCATCCTGACCTTCAGGACCCTCTCTCCTCCGCCAGGAGGGGTCCAACGAGCAATCCCTCCGCCGTCTGGGGCTCCCCGAGACGCCAGCTCTGCCCGGTTCCGCTGTAGGGGTACACCAGGAACACCGAGGCGGTGCGTGTCTCGACCTGGATGCCCATGCCAGACTCGCTTCCGGATTCGAGCGTGGTGACGAGTGCGATCGCCCCGACGCCGCCCGAGCCGATGCCGCGCTCGAGATGCGCGATGGTGGCATCGAGCAGCTCGTCCCATGAGGCGCGCGGCAGCTGGTCCCGGGGAAAAAAGGTTCTTGGATTGTCTCCCGCCGGGTCGAGGGTCAGCCCGAACGGGAGCACGGAGCCCTGCTTGCGAAGCAGGAGCAGGCCCGCTTCCCTGGCCACGTGTAGTGCCTTCTTCAGCAACTCTTCGTCGTTCATCGCGCCATCCAGGAAGAGGGTGGAGGAGATTCCTCGGGTGTGGACATGGAATGAGGGCGCGGGGGTGTAGCACCATGTCCTCGCTCCGTCACGTCGAGCCCGTCAACGGATGGTGACGTCGAAGCGCTTGGGAAGCTCGTTCTCATCGAGCACCTGTGCCCTCAGGAACTCGATGGCGATCCGTGCTCCCGGTTGCCAGTAGGGCTCGCCCTGCTCGTTCACCCACTGGCAGCCCTGCATCTTCTCGAGCTGGAGGAGCCGGAACTCGAGCTGATCGTAGCCTTTGTCCGAGGTGAGGTTGTCGTCGATCTCCACGGTGAGCTGGGGCTGATAGGGCCCGAGGTAGACGGTTGTCAGCGTCCGGTTGGAGTAGATGGCGAAGAGCGATTCGCCCACCACCATGGGACTCAGGTTGAACTGAAACTGTACGGAGGAGCGCCCTTTGTCACTCAGGACATACCGATGGAGTTGGTCGAAATGGGTGCGCGCCGCCTCGAGTTCTTTTGGGGTGAGTTTCTGGCATTGCATCATGTAGGAAGCCTCGAATCCGTACTTGAGCGCGAAGGCTCCTGCCGCCGCGAAGATGAATCCAGCGGTCACGAGTGGGTATCTGGAGCGCTTTGGCATCAGGAGGGCGACGACTTGGGGGTGAACACGTGCATGCCGGCACTGAGACCCTTGGGGGTCTGTCCGGTGCTGGGGAGCTCGATACCACCCGCCTTGCGCCAGAGCGCGTATCCGCTCGTGCCTTCCTTGACGGCACCCGAGAAGAGTCCATCGGCGAGGCCGGGATGGGGAAGGGCCTGGTGCTCGGATGGAAGCTCGATGACCTGCCCCTTCTGCGTCTTGCGAGCTTCCTTCAACGCTTCGGAGAGGGCGAGGGAGGTGCTTTTCTCTCGCAATATGCCCCCATAGAAGCTCCGCCGGAGGAAGGCATGAACCTCGACCTTGTAATGGTTGGCCATCTTCTGGGCCAGACTGCCTTCCATGCCGGCGTCCGCATCACTGGAGAAGCTTTCCCAGATCTTGGAAGCGCCGGTCCGGCAGGCGTAGGAATAGATGCGACCATCTGGCACGAAGGCGTCCTTCCGGGTGGCGGAGAGCTCGGAGGCCGAGAAGTCGATGGCCGGAGTACGGAAGGGACCATTGAAGTTGAGTTTGATGGCGCCGGGCACCCCATGGGAGAAGAACGCGAAAGCCCTCCGCGGGTCAGGACATAGGCCGCGGCGATGAACATCATCTTGAGCCAGAAGCTGTCGTAGTCCGACTCCGAGCCAACGAAGAGGACATTCTCGCGGCGGATGAGGATGTCCTGCGGGCAACCCGTGGCGGTGCCATCGGTCGGAGTCGAATCCGAGGGCTGGGAGTTGGGATGAGTGGGTTTTCCCGGTGTGGTCATGACCGCACTCCCTCGGTCTGGTGGGCCAGCAGTTGCTCGAGCCAGGCGAAGGCCCTGGTCTTCAGGAGGCTGGCGCGGTCCTCCGGATCGCTCGTGGCTGTGTCCCCCAGGGTCTGGGCAATCCAGGGCTGGAGTGGATCCTCGAAGCAGCCATGGCCGAACACCCAGAACCCGGCCAGGTGTTCGAGCATCTTGTCCTCGAAGCTCCGCCTCGCCACTTCGCCAAATGCTTCCAGCTGAGATTTCCGGATGGTCAACACGTCGGACTTCCCATTCCAGCCTGATACGTATGGGAGGGACGTGCTCGCCTGCGCTCATCTGCTCGCGAACGCCTCCCCCCTCCGTCCGCCGCAGGCCTGGAAGCGTAGGTGCTCATCTCCGGGTTGTCCAGCCGTACGCCAGGTGTTTACGGGCCGCACCGATTGGGTAGGGGAGGGAGGGCGGCGAGCTGGCTCGGTGTACGCGGCGCCTCAGAACGGGGTCTGCGAGACCGCGAGGCCGGGGCTCGCCTCCCAGGACGTGACGTAGTTGTCCGGGGTTCGTCGCCACCACTGGCCCCACATCACGCCGGACGAGTTCCGGTACGACCACGCGGTGTTCGCGTTGTAGTTCAGCCAGCTCTTGATCGAGGCGTCGTTGGCCGCGCCCGCCCACCTGCTCGCCCATCGAACGAAAATGCCCTTGAACCCAGCGGTATCTCCGTGGCCGCCGTTGGCATCGTACTCGTCGTTGAGGATGTCCGCGATGTGCTGGCCCGTCAGGTTGCGACGGGTCCAGTTCACCGCCAATCCGCCCGCGTCGCGATAGCTCGTGTTTCCGGTCGCCTGATAGAGCAGGGTCGACGCGCCAGCGAAGGTTCCCTGGTTATAGGTGAATGCCCACCAGACCTTCGTTCCGTTGGCCTGGATGTGGTCGGCGACCTGACCGGTCGAGGCATTGAAGAGGGTCGAACGGAGCCAGTTGTAGATCTGGTCGGCTTGCGCCCGGTAGCCGGTGTTGACCGTGTTCCGGGCGAGCAACATCGCGGCGATGACGGCCGGGCCGTTCACGCAAGCATTCTTGGTCTGCTTGTCCGTGCGCCACCAGAGGCCACCCCCGAGCTGGTTGTCCCAGGCGCGATCCCAGACCTTGTTGAACTGCCACTGCGCTTGATCGAGGAACGGGCGATGGCCGGTGATCTCGTAGCCGCGGGTCAGGGCGATGACCGCCCACATGATGTCGTCGTTGTACTCGTTCCACGACGCGAAGTCCGTGGTTCTGCTGACGACGTTGTTCAACCCGTTGAGCAGTGAGAACACCAGGTCGCGGTAGGCCGGGTTCCTGGTCCGGTCGTAGGCGTCCTCGGCCGCCTCGATCTGCTCGCAGACCCGCCAGAAGTCTATCCGGCCAGGCACGCCGCGGTTCGTGTCGACCACGTAGTAGCCGTTCCCTCCGTTCGCCACATAGAAGGCGTTGTTGTAGGAGTCGATCGCCAGGTTCTTCTCCGTGGGGGTGAGGGCAATGGAGACGGGTGCGTACGCCAGGACGAGGGTCGCGACCAGGAGGTTCAGGAGCCGCTGGGTCATGTAGGTTCCCCTGTGAAATCCGGTATTGCGTATCCGGGAGGTAGAACCCATTATTCCATTTTAGCTCGGAGCGAAAAAAGAAGAAAAGAAGAGGAGACGCGCGAAGCGTTGCGTTGGCAGGCGAACACCAGGGAGGCACGCATGGCTTTCATCGACGATATCCCGGCTTCATCACGGGTCCTGCACCGCCGCATCGAGATCGACGGCCTGAGCATCTTCTACCGCGAGTCCGGTCCGGAGCACGCTCCGGTATTGTTGCTCCCGCACGGCTATCCCTGCTCCTCCTATCAGTACCGCCGTCTGATGCCGGCGCTGTCGGAGCGGTGGCGGACCGTCGCACCCGACCTTCCAGGGTTTGGCTACAGCGACACTCCGGAGCCATCCGGGTTCGGCTATGATTTTGATGCGTATGCCAGGTTCCTCGAGCGGTTCACCGAGGCGCTGGCGCTTCGGGAGTATGCCATCTGGCTGCATGATTATGGCTCCCAGATCGGGCTGCGACATGCCATCGCCCACCCGGAGCGGATAAAGGCTGTCATCATCCAGAATGGCGACATCTACGAAGACGCGCTGGGTCCGAAATACGAAGCCATCAAGGCGTTCTGGAACGACCCGAGCGCGCAGACGCGTCAGCCGCTGGAGGCCGCCGTGAGCGAGGCGGGCTTCCGGGACGAGTTCGTCGGAGAGATTTCGTCACGGCTCGCGGAACGAATTCCGCCCGATCTGTGGAAGCTGCACTGGCCGCTCATGGACACACCGGTGCGGCGGGCCGTCGCCGTGGGGTTGATGGAGAAGCTGAAAGAGAACCTGGAGTGGTTTCCCCTCTACCAGCGCTATCTTCGAGAGAAGCATCCCGCCACGCTGATCCTCTGGGGGCCGGAGGACGGCTACATGCCAGCGCCTGCCGCACGCGCTTATTTGCGTGACATTCCCGATGCCGAGCTGCATCTGCTCGAAGGTGCTGGTCACTGGCTTCTGGAAACGCACTTCGAGGAAGCCGTGCCGATCGTGCGCGACTTCCTGGCGCGCAAGCTCACATGACGCGACATTGAACAGTTGCATGACGCTCACCCGCCTGCGTTCGTGGCGCCGTCCCGCGTCGCCCTCTCCTCCGGGCGAGTCGCGGGACCGGGCAGGCTCGAGGGGGACCCGCTGAGGGTGTGCGACCGCTCGTGACGCGTGAGCCGCTCGAGGAGGACCCCGCTGGAGATGAGACCTACGTGGCTCAGTGCCTGCGGATAGTTGCCAAGAAAGGCCCCGCTGGCGGGGTCGATCTGCTCGGGCAGCAGGCCCAGGGGTCCGGCTCGCTGGCACAGGGAGTCGTAGAGGTTCATCGCCTCGTCGAGCCGTCCCTGCAGTGCCAGGTTGTCCACGAGCCAGAAACTGCAGAGGAGGAAGGCACCCTCGTCCCCTTCGAGCCCATCCGGAGACTCCCGTGGCAGGTACCTGTACAGCAGACCCTTGCCAGCACCCAGGTGCCGGTGGATGGCTTCCGTGGTTGCCCTCATCAAAGGGCTATCCGCGGGGAGGACCCGGCGGAGGGGTAGCGCGAGGAGGCTCGCGTCCAATCCCCCTCCGCCGAGATGCTCGGTGATGGACTTCACTTTCGGGTCCCAGGCCTCCTCTTGGATGGCTCGAGCGATCGTGTCCGCGCATGTCCGCCACCTCTCGATGTCACCCGGGAGCCGGAGGTCACTGGCCAGCCGGGCGGCCCTGTCCAGCGCCACGTGGCAGAGCGCCGCCGAATACGTGAAGGGCCGTCCCGCCGTCCTCACTTCCCAGATGCCGTGGTCGGGTGTTTGCCACTCCCGCGCGGCCGCGTCCGCGAGCGCCGCCAGGTGAGACCAGAGGGCCGCGTCGATGGTCCCATTGCCGCTGACCCACTGATAGGCACAGTCGAGGATTTCTCCGAAGACGTCGTGCTGGTGCTGTTCGGCCGCGGCGTTTCCCCAACGCACCGGAGCGGAGCCTCGATAGCCTTCCAGCTCCGGGTCGATACGCTCGGGCGGCGGCTGATTGCCATCCAGGTCATAGAGCACTCGGGGGCGCCCGTGCCGCTCCACCGCCTCCAGCACCCACCCCAGGAAGCCAGCGGCTTCCGAGCCCATCCCAATGCGCCGGAGCGCGTACACGGAGAAGGCCGCGTCCCGGATCCACGCGTAGCGGTAGTCCCAATTCCGGGAGCCGCCAAGGGTCTCGGGCAGCGACGAGGTGGGCGCGGCGATGATGGCGCCGTTCTCGAAGTGGTCCAGCAGCTTCAGGGTGAGGGCGGAGCGCCGGACCAGCGCTCCCTGGGGACCCTCGTAGCGGATGTGCGAGGCCCACCGGCGCCACGTCTCCACCGTCTCGGCCAGCTGTTCCCCGGGCGGAACATCCCAGTGGCGGCGGTGCGCCCCGTTCCACTGCATCAGGAGCGCCGCCTGCTCTCCCGCCGCCAGCTCCCAGAAAGACTCCTTCCCGGATAGCGGCTGCGTCGCCCGGAGGACCAGATCGACCTCCGGCCGCGCGGCCAGCCGGACGAGCAGTCCGCCCCTCCACGGCTCCAGCTGGCAATCCCCGCGAGGATGGAAGGTCACGCGCAGCCGCACACGGCCATGGAGGACCTCCACCTTCCGCAGGAGCTCCCCGCGATGCGCCGGTAGATCCTCCCGCAAGTCAACGGCTCGCAGCAGCAGGGCATCCGTGATGCGGACGAGGCCCGTCGTGCTTCGCAGCTCCGTGACCAGGACCGCCGTGTCTTCCAGGTACTCCTGCCGGGACTCGACCAGCCCCTCGGGTGCGACGGTGAAGGCTCCCCCCCTTTTTTCATCGAGCAGGCCGCAGAACAGCGGTGGCGAGTCGAAACGGGGTACACACATCCAGCAGACGGAGCCATCGCGCCCGATCAGCGCCGACGCCTTCCCGTCCCCGATGAGGCCGTGATCCTCGATGGGGAGG contains:
- a CDS encoding glycoside hydrolase family 76 protein translates to MTQRLLNLLVATLVLAYAPVSIALTPTEKNLAIDSYNNAFYVANGGNGYYVVDTNRGVPGRIDFWRVCEQIEAAEDAYDRTRNPAYRDLVFSLLNGLNNVVSRTTDFASWNEYNDDIMWAVIALTRGYEITGHRPFLDQAQWQFNKVWDRAWDNQLGGGLWWRTDKQTKNACVNGPAVIAAMLLARNTVNTGYRAQADQIYNWLRSTLFNASTGQVADHIQANGTKVWWAFTYNQGTFAGASTLLYQATGNTSYRDAGGLAVNWTRRNLTGQHIADILNDEYDANGGHGDTAGFKGIFVRWASRWAGAANDASIKSWLNYNANTAWSYRNSSGVMWGQWWRRTPDNYVTSWEASPGLAVSQTPF
- a CDS encoding alpha/beta fold hydrolase — protein: MAFIDDIPASSRVLHRRIEIDGLSIFYRESGPEHAPVLLLPHGYPCSSYQYRRLMPALSERWRTVAPDLPGFGYSDTPEPSGFGYDFDAYARFLERFTEALALREYAIWLHDYGSQIGLRHAIAHPERIKAVIIQNGDIYEDALGPKYEAIKAFWNDPSAQTRQPLEAAVSEAGFRDEFVGEISSRLAERIPPDLWKLHWPLMDTPVRRAVAVGLMEKLKENLEWFPLYQRYLREKHPATLILWGPEDGYMPAPAARAYLRDIPDAELHLLEGAGHWLLETHFEEAVPIVRDFLARKLT
- a CDS encoding glycoside hydrolase family 15 protein, which produces MSPSAGGFRELKRVGGFLPIEDHGLIGDGKASALIGRDGSVCWMCVPRFDSPPLFCGLLDEKRGGAFTVAPEGLVESRQEYLEDTAVLVTELRSTTGLVRITDALLLRAVDLREDLPAHRGELLRKVEVLHGRVRLRVTFHPRGDCQLEPWRGGLLVRLAARPEVDLVLRATQPLSGKESFWELAAGEQAALLMQWNGAHRRHWDVPPGEQLAETVETWRRWASHIRYEGPQGALVRRSALTLKLLDHFENGAIIAAPTSSLPETLGGSRNWDYRYAWIRDAAFSVYALRRIGMGSEAAGFLGWVLEAVERHGRPRVLYDLDGNQPPPERIDPELEGYRGSAPVRWGNAAAEQHQHDVFGEILDCAYQWVSGNGTIDAALWSHLAALADAAAREWQTPDHGIWEVRTAGRPFTYSAALCHVALDRAARLASDLRLPGDIERWRTCADTIARAIQEEAWDPKVKSITEHLGGGGLDASLLALPLRRVLPADSPLMRATTEAIHRHLGAGKGLLYRYLPRESPDGLEGDEGAFLLCSFWLVDNLALQGRLDEAMNLYDSLCQRAGPLGLLPEQIDPASGAFLGNYPQALSHVGLISSGVLLERLTRHERSHTLSGSPSSLPGPATRPEERATRDGATNAGG